A section of the Phaseolus vulgaris cultivar G19833 chromosome 8, P. vulgaris v2.0, whole genome shotgun sequence genome encodes:
- the LOC137825699 gene encoding ras-related protein RABA5e-like: MAENGDGTEEYLFKVVLIGDSAVGKSNLLSRFARNEFDSNSKATIGVEFQTQVVEIDGKEVKAQIWDTAGQERFRAVTSAYYRGAVGALIVYDISRRGTFDSSKRWLEELTTQNDSTVARMLVGNKSDLENIREVSTEEGKSLAEEEGLFFMETSALDSTNVQTAFEIVIREIYNNISRKTLNSDSYKAELTVNRVSLVNGAGSKEGVSCCSR; the protein is encoded by the exons ATGGCGGAGAACGGCGACGGCACCGAGGAGTACCTCTTCAAGGTGGTGCTCATCGGGGACTCTGCAGTCGGCAAGTCCAACCTCCTGTCGCGGTTCGCGCGGAACGAGTTCGACAGCAACTCAAAGGCCACCATTGGGGTGGAGTTCCAGACGCAGGTGGTGGAGATCGACGGCAAGGAGGTCAAGGCGCAGATCTGGGACACTGCGGGCCAGGAGCGCTTCCGAGCTGTCACTTCCGCTTACTACCGAGGCGCCGTTGGAGCTCTCATCGTCTACGATATCAGCAGAAGAGGCACCTTCGACAGCAGCAAGCGCTGGCTCGAAGAGCTCACTA CTCAAAATGACAGCACCGTAGCAAGAATGTTGGTGGGAAATAAAAGCGACTTGGAGAATATTAGAGAGGTGAGCACAGAAGAGGGCAAAAGTCTTGCAGAAGAAGAGGGCTTGTTCTTTATGGAGACATCTGCACTCGATTCTACCAATGTCCAAACAGCTTTCGAGATTGTTATCCGCGAAATTTACAACAATATCAGCCGTAAAACATTGAACTCTGATTCTTACAAGGCTGAGTTGACTGTGAATCGAGTAAGCTTGGTTAATGGTGCAGGATCAAAGGAAGGTGTTTCTTGTTGTTCTCGATGA